The region GCGCGTAGCTCTGGAACACCATCGAGAGGCCGCGCTCCTGCGGGAGGGTCCTCGTCACCTCCTCGTCGCCGATGTCGATGCGGCCGTCGGTCGGGGTTTCGAGACCGGCTATCATCCGGAGCGTGGTCGATTTCCCACACCCGGACGGGCCGAGCAGGACGAGGAACTCGCCCGGTTCGACGTCGAGCGAGAGGTCCTCGACCGCGAGCACGTCGCCGTACGACTTTTCGATGTTCGAGAGCGAGATACCGGCCCGCTTGGTCTCGACCGCCGAACGGTCCGTTTCGGCGGCGGTCGGCGATTCGTCGTCGATTTCGGTCGTTTCGGAGGACACGGATTAGCCCTCCACCGAGCCGAAGGTGAGGCCCTCGACCATGTATTTTTCAAGATACACGAACATGATGACGATGGGAATGCTCGTCAGCAGCGATGCGGCCATTATCTGTCCCCACACCTGGTGGAAGCCGGACGAGAGCGCGTCCAGACCGATGGGGAGCGTGAACGTCGATTGGCTTCGGAGGAAGATACTGGCGAAGAGGTACTCGTTCCACGCTATCATGTACGTGTAGATGAACACGGCCACGATGGCGGGTGCCGAAAGCGGGAGCGTGATGCGGAAGATGACTTCCAGCCGCGAGTAGCCGTCCATCATCGCCGCCTCCTCGATTTCCGGCGGGACGCTCCGGAAGTAGTTCCCGAGCATGTACAGCGACACCGGCAGCGTCTGGACGAGGTAGGTGATGACCAGACTGCCGAGGTTGTCCACGAGTCCCAGCCAGACGATGATTTTGAACAGCGGCACGACCAGCAGGATGCCCGAGAACATGTACACGAGCAGGACGCCGCGCGAAAACAGCCCCCGTCCCGGATAGTCGAGGCGGGCGAAACTGTACGCGCCGAACGTGGCGACGACGACGGACATCCCCGCGGTTATCACCGAGATGATGAGGCTGTTTTTGAAGTAGGTGACGAACGGGAACGTCTCCGGGCTGAAGACGCTCTGGTAGTGTTTCAGCGTCAGGTCTTGTGGCACGAACGACGGCGGGAGCGAGTAAATCGCGCTCTCCGGCATGAAGCTCGTGACGACCATCCAGTAGAACGGGAGGAGCGAGACGAACAGCGTGAGCGCTATCGCCCCGTAGAACACGACCCGTTCCCACAGGCTGGTTTCGATGCGACTTCGCCCGAAGGCGTTACCGAATCCCTCGGACACCGTAGCGAGTATTGTCTGTATCATGTGTTACCACTCCAGAATCCAGCTGACGTACATGAGCACGAACAGCATGAGCGCGACGAACAACACCATCGCGATGGACGCCGCCTGTCCGTGGTTGTAGTTGGCGAACGCGGTCTGGTAGGCGTACAGCGACAGCGTGTTGACCTTCTTCGTCAGCAGCCAGATGTCGGCGAACTTGTTGAAGTTCCAAATCCAGCGGAGCAGGAAGACGGTTGCGAGGACGTACTTCAACTCGGCCAGCGTGATGTCCTTGAACCGGGCGATGCGTCCCGCACCGTCGATTTTCGCCGCCTCGTACATGTCGCTCGGAATCGCCTGCAGTCGGGCGATGATCATCAGGAACGCGAACGGGAAGTAGCGCCACGCGTCGAAGGCGATGACCGTCCAGAGCGCCGTCTTCCCGTTGTTGAGCAGGTCGATGTTCCCCGAGTAGATGCCGAGGACGTTGCTGAGGAAGTACGGAACCATCCCGTACAGCGGGTCGAGAAGCCACTGCCAGACGTAGGCCACCGCGATGAGCGGGGCGACGTACGGCAACAGCATGAGGCCGCGGACGAGGCGACGGCCGCGGAACTTCCGGTTAAACAGGATGGCGACGCCGAGTCCACCGGCGGTGGCGAGCACGTCGCTGAACAGCGTGAAGATGACCGTCGTCTTGAGCGCTGCCCAGAACTCGCCGCTCGAAAGGAGGGTTCGGTAGTGTTCGAGACCGACCCACGTGGGGGACGCGTCGGGCGACAGGGGGACGTTGGTAAAGCTCAGGTACACGTTGTACAGGACGGGATACACGATGACCGCGGCGACCAGCAGGAGCGCCGGTGCGATGAGCAGGTAGCCGAGGATGGCCTCCTTCTGCTCGACGGTGTAATCGCCGTCCAGCGACAGCTTCGTACGATTTGCTAAACTCATGAGTGAAATGGGGTCATGGTCGATTTCGAGCGACCGATTATTCCGAGATGGCGTCGCGCATCTTCTTCGCCTGTTCTTTCGCGACCGTATCGGCGCTCTCGCCGTCGGTGACGCGCGAGATGGCGTCCGCGATGAGGAACTTGTTCGTGATGTTGCCGAGTTCCGGGAACGCCTTGCCGTCGACGTAGCCGAATCGTTCGATGTTCTCGAAGGCGGCCGACACGTCCTCGACGGTCGAACCCCACGCCTTCAGCGTCTCGTTGTCCTTGAACTCGTCACTGCTCGCGGTTTTCTTGAGGACGGGGTTCATTCCGCCGGGGGCCATGTGGAGCCACTCGACGTACTTCTCGTCCATCATGTATTCGGTCAGTTCCTTTCCGGATTCGAGTTGGCCGTCCGAGGCCGACTCGAAGAGATTGAGACCGACGATTTGACCGAACGAACTCTTGCGCTCGTGTTCGACGTACGGGGCGAATCCGGTGTCCTTCACCATCTTCTCGCCTTTATCCACGATGTCGCCCATGATGAACGTCGAATACTGGATGATGTGACACTGCTCGTTGAGGTACGTGTTGTTCGCCGTCTTCCAGGTGTCCTTGCCCGGCGGCGTGTACTTCGAGAGTTTACCGTAGAAGTCGAGCGCCTCTATCATCTCCTTGCTGTCGAAGACGATGTTGCCCTCCTTGTCGAACACGCGTGCGCCGTTCGAGCGGGCGAAGGGCGTGAAACACTGGCGGGCGAACGCCGTCTTCTTCGTGCCGACGACGATACCGTACTGATTGTCGTCCGGTTTGTGGAGCGCTTTCGCCGCCTTCAGCATGGTGTCCCACGACGTCGGCTGTTTCAGGTCGTTGTCCTCCAAGACGCTCTTTCGGAACCACATTCCCTCGACCCAGCCGTACATCGGAATCGAATAGTGGCCGCCGTCGGGCGCTTTCGTGAGGTCGAGCGCGCCCTTGTAGAACTTGTCCTTGCCGATGGAATCGATAACGTCGTCCGCAGCTTTCGTCGAGAGGAGACCACCGCTACCGAGTTTTTGCATCGGCGAGAGGCCGAATTCCGCGACGGTCGGAAGCGTGTCGGAGGCGCGCGCCGACGAAATCCGGGTCGGCAGGTCGTCCTCCTTGACCGCGTTCATCGTGACCGCCGCTTCGTGGTCCGATTCGAAGGATTTGAGCACGTCCTTGATGACCTTCTGTCGGTCGTTTTCCACGTTGCTCGTCCAGAAGGTGACGTCCTTCGAGCCACCGTCGCCACCACTGCCGCCGAGACTGCCGAGACAACCCGCGAGAGCAGTTACGCCAGCCGCTCCGCCGAGTGATTTCAGCACCGTACGCCGCGTTTTTTCCCCGTGTTTGTGGTCGCCTGTCATAGGAGCTCTGTCCTACTCAACCATGAAGAATAAGACATATATAAATCTTGCTCATGAGTTTGATACAGGAGTGAATATGAGAATTCGCACGGTCGGTACGACGCACGATTCCGAGAGACAGTTACAACATTCAACACGATAGGATGGGAAGGGACACACAGATGGACACCGACGAACTTCGCAACGGACTCCGAGAGGCGGGGCTCTCGACCTACCAAATCGACGCGTACGTCGCTCTATTGAACCTCGGGAGCGCGTCGGCGACGTCGCTCGCGGAACAGGCGGACGTTCCGCGGTCGCGGATTTACGACGTGCTCCGGGACTTGGAGGAAGAGGGCTACGTGGAGACGTACAAACAGGACGCGCTTCGAGCGCGCGCCAGAGAGCCGACGGAGGTACTACAGAAACTCCAGTCGCGGGCGGAGACCCTCTCGAACACGGCGACCGAGATTCAAAATCGGTGGCAACAGGCGGGTGTGGGTGGGCACCGCATCAGCGTCCTCAAACGGGTCGAGACGGTCATCGAGCGGGCCGAGGAGGCGATACGAAACGCGACCAGCCAAGTACAGCTATCCGTGACGCCCGAACAGTACGAAGAACTCGCCCCGGCCCTCGAAGCCTGCTACGAAAACGGCGTCTTCGTCTCCGTATCGTTCAACACGAGTCACAAACTTCCGAGCAAACTCCCGTCGGAGGAGGAGTTGTCCGGCGTCGTCACGGAGGCGCGCCACCGCCACCTCCCCGCGCCGTTTCTCGCGCTCGTCGACCGAAAGATAACCTGCTTTGCGCCGCACATGGAACCGGTCGAGCAGTACGGCACGGTGTTCGAGGACGAGACGCTCTCGTACGTCTTCCACTGGTATTTCGAGGCCGCGCTCTGGGAATCGTGGGCCGTCGTCCACACGTCCCACAGCGAGACGCTCCCGGCGGAGTACGTGAACATCCGGCGGTGCATCCGCGACATCGCGCCGCTGCTCGGCGAGGGGGCGACCATCACCGCGACCGCGAGAGGGCGGGAGATGGGGAAACGAAACACGGTGGCGCTCACCGGCGAAATCACCGACGTGCTGTACGCCAACGGCGACCTCCGGGACGGGGAAGCGACGCCATCGCTCTCCTCGCTCGCGGGACAGGCGACCATCGTCATCGAGACGGACGACGGGGAGTACGGTATCGGCGGGTGGGGTGCCGTGCTCGAGGACATGGAAGCGGACAGGATCATCATCGAAAAGGTGAGCTACCCTGACGACGAGGAGGACGCCTGATGCTTCCCGACGACTGTGCGCTCGCCATGGACTCCGGCCGACAGGTAATCGTCGATTCGAGGGGGGACGTCACTCCGAAGACGCCGGAAACCGGCGTGTACGAGTCCGACCATCGCTACCTCTCGACCCTCGAAATAGGGGTCGGAGACGCCGACGAGTGGACCGTCCTCGGCCGCGACTCCCGCGAGCGCGGCGTGACGACGACGCTCGCCAGCCCGACGGTCGGCACCGGTCGCGGCGACCAACGGCCGTGGACGCTCGAAAAACGCGTCGAACTCACGGAGACGGGCGTGACGGCCACGGCGCGACTCACGAACAACACCGCCGATACGCGGGAGACGACGGTCGCGTTCGAACTCACCCCCGATTTCGGCCACGTCTTCGAGATTCCGTCGTTCTTCTCGCCGCGCGAGCGCCAAGACAGGCCGGTTTCGGTCGAACGGCACCCGAACGGGTGTGCGTTCGTGGGAACCCTCGCGGACGGGACGGAACGGCGCGTGACGGTCAGTTCGGACTCCAGCATCGAGACGACGAGTACCGACGATTCGGCGACGGTTTCGACCGACGTGGCGGTCGCACCCGCTTCGACGCGGACGGTCGAACTCGACATCGACCTCCCGGACGGGGCGCGGAACACGCCCGAAATCGACGCGGGTATCGACTGTCCGCGGTACGGTCGGCTCATCGACCGCGCCGCGGAAACGCTCGGGGCGCTGATGCTTCCGTGCGGCGTCCCGGCCGCAGGCGCGCCGCGATTTCTCGCGCCGTTCGGCCGGGATTCGCTGCTCGTGAGCTACCAACTCCTGCCGTTCGATTCGAGCGTCGCGGAGCGAACGCTCCGGTTCTTGGCCGACGAGCAGGGAACGGAAACCGACGACGCGACGCTCGAAGCACCCGGCCGAATCATGCACGAGAAGCGCCACGGCGACCTCCCCGCCATCGGCGAGAGCGTTCGAACGCCGTACTACGGCACCATCGACGCGACGCCGCTGTTCGCCGCGTTGTTCGCGGATACCGTGGCGGAGACGGAGGACGAGACGCTGTTCGGTTCGGTGTATCCCCACGCGAAATCGGCCGTCGAGTGGACGCTCGCCGAGTTGGACGACGAGGGATTCCTCTTCTACGAACCGCACGACCACCCGCTCGGTCTCGCCCATCTCGGGTGGAAGGACAGCGCGGAGGCGCTCGCGCGGCCGGACGGGACGCCCGCACAGGGATCGGTCGCCCTCGCGGAGGTGCAGGGGTACGTCTTCCGCGCGCTGACGCGGTTCGGGCCGCTCGCGGAGCGGGCGGACGATTCGACGCTCGCGGCGGAGTGCGAGGTGGCCGCGAAAACGCTCGCCGAATCGTTCGAGAAACGGCTGTGGCTCCCCGAGGAGGGGTGTTACGCGCTCGGTATCGACGACCGAGGAGTCATCCCGAGCGTGGCGTCGAATCAGGGCCACGCCGTCTGGGGCGGGTTGGGAAGCGACGACCGGGTCGCACGAGTCGCAACCCGGCTGACGGACGACGACGTGCTCACGTCGGCGGGGCTCAGGACGTTCGCGTCGTCGCACGACTCGTTCGACCCGCTCTCGTACCACCGCGGGAGCGTCTGGCCCCACGACACCAGCATCGCCGCGATGGGATTCGCGGAGCGCGGCCACCACGAGACGGCCGAAGCGCTCGCCGTGCGGGGACTCGACGCGCTCGCCGACACGGTTCGGACGGACTTCCCGGACCGGTTCGGCTTCCCGGAACTCATGGTCGGCTTCGACGGGGACGTATCGGCGGGGACGGTCCGACACCCGGACGCCTGTATTCCGGCGGCGTGGAGCGCCGGGAGCGTGTTCGGCTTTCTGCAGAGTGTAGCGCTCAACCGGGAAACGGCGGACGCGATAGCCGAGTTGGTTCGGTAGTCAGGCCGAGCGGCGAACGACGACGAGGAGTATCGCCGCGACCAACGTCATCCCGGCCAACAGTTCCCAGCCGGTTCCGTACCCCGACCGTTCGACGAGCATTCCGAAGATGGGCGGGGCGACGAGTCCGCCGACGTTGATGGCGGTCTGCCCGCCCGCCGTCGCGGCCCCGATGTCGTCGCCGTTGACGAGTGTGCTCAGACAGGAGTAGAACACGCCGGTCGAGCCGTAAATCGAGAGGCCGAGTCCGGCGAACACGACGAGCGCGACGGGGAACGAGGGGCTTCCGGCGGCGAGTGCGCCGAACAGGACGACACCGGTCGCAATCTGGACGAGCGCGACGGTCGCCGACCCGCGGGCACCGCCGAGCCTGTCCGCGGCGGTTCCGGCACCGATTCGTGCGGCACTTCCCGTGACCTGGGTGAGCGCCAACACGATACCGCCGACGGCGGTCGTTTTGCCGAGACCGTCCACGACGTAGAGGACGATGTACCCGAGCATGGCGAAGATGGACGCGCCGAGGAAGAACCCGGCGACGACGAGCAGCAGGTACGGCACGTTCGACCGGAGTTCCGAAAAATCCGGCAGCGACAGCTGGCCGTCGCCGGACGACCCGCCGTAGACGGCGGCGAACCCGAGCGCGTAGCCACCCGCGAGCACCGCGATGACCCAGAATCCGAGCTGCCACGCCGCGACGGCGGCGACGCCGGTGATAACGAGCGAGGCGACGGCGCTCCCGGCCGTGACGCCGACCTGTTTCAGTCCCATAGCGAGGTTCTGCCGACCGTCCGGCGCGCTGGTGATGATGCCCCGGTTCGACGCGGGCATGGCCGACGAGTAGGCCGCACCCAGCGCGAGGCCCGCCACGAGCAACAACGCGTACGATGACGCGACGGAGACGCCGACGGTGGCCACGGCGAGCGCGACCAATCCCACGACCATCACGCGTTTCTCGCCGTAGCCGTCCACCGCGGCACCGCTCGGGAACAGCGCGAGCGTGTAGCCGAACAGCGCCGCCGTCAGGAAGAAGCCGACGCTCGACGCCGACAGGGAAAAGGCGTCGCGGACGATGCCGGTTGCGGCGAAGATGCTGTAGTAACAGAGGCTCGCCGCCGTTTGCCACCCGGTGACCGTCGCAACGGACCGCCAATTTCTCGACACGAAGGTAGATTCCTCGGTCGAAAATCGCCCGGCGGCGCGGTAAGCGTGACGACTCGGGAAAACGATGCCTCGTTTCGACGGCCACGAACGGCGGCGAAAGGGGAGACGGATTCCGGTTTCCAGACCACTTATCGACGTCTGGGGCGTTACCCGAGGTGCTATGTCAGAGTCGATGCGAGCAGTCGAAGTCGCCGAACCGGGCGCATCGTTCGAACTCGTGGAGCGGGAGATTCCCGAACCGAGTGGCACCGAAGTTCGCGTCGAAGTCGAGGCGTGTGGCGTCTGTCACAGCGACGCCTACGCGAAAGAGGGCGGCTATCCCGGTCTCTCCTATCCGCGAATCCCCGGGCACGAAATCGTGGGGCGCGTCGATGCGGTCGGCGAGGACGTGGAACTGTGGGAGGAGGGCGACCGCGTGGGTGCCGGATGGCACGGGGGACACTGTTTCACCTGCGAAGCCTGCCGTCGCGGCGAGTTCCAGCAGTGCGAGAACGCAGACATCCACGGCGTGACGGTCGACGGTGGCTACGCCGAATACGCGGCGGTCAACGCCGAGGCGCTCGCCCGCGTCCCCGACGAACTCGACGCGACCGACGCCGCCCCGTTGCTCTGTGCGGGAATCACGACGTACAACGCGCTCCGACACACCGACGCCCGACCGGGCGATCTGGTCGCGGTGCAAGGCATCGGCGGCCTCGGTCACCTCGGCGTGCAGTACGCCCGACAGGCCGGGTTCGAAACGGTGGCCATCTCGCGCGGCACCGACAAGGAGGAGTACGCCCGCGAGTTGGGTGCCGACCACTTCATCGATGCGAAGGCCGACGACCCAGCAGAAGAGCTACAGAAACTCGGCGGTGCGAAGGTCGTCCTCGCGACTGCGCCGAACGCCGACGCGATTTCCTCGGTCGTTCCGGGCCTCGGCACGGACGGGGAAGTCGTCGTCGTCGGCGTTCTCGTCGAACCCATCGACGTTTCCGGGGCCGCCCTCGTCGGAAGTCGCGGCGCGGTCCGGGGATGGGCGTCCGGGCACGCCCGCGAGTC is a window of Haladaptatus paucihalophilus DX253 DNA encoding:
- a CDS encoding carbohydrate ABC transporter permease, whose translation is MIQTILATVSEGFGNAFGRSRIETSLWERVVFYGAIALTLFVSLLPFYWMVVTSFMPESAIYSLPPSFVPQDLTLKHYQSVFSPETFPFVTYFKNSLIISVITAGMSVVVATFGAYSFARLDYPGRGLFSRGVLLVYMFSGILLVVPLFKIIVWLGLVDNLGSLVITYLVQTLPVSLYMLGNYFRSVPPEIEEAAMMDGYSRLEVIFRITLPLSAPAIVAVFIYTYMIAWNEYLFASIFLRSQSTFTLPIGLDALSSGFHQVWGQIMAASLLTSIPIVIMFVYLEKYMVEGLTFGSVEG
- a CDS encoding carbohydrate ABC transporter permease, which gives rise to MSLANRTKLSLDGDYTVEQKEAILGYLLIAPALLLVAAVIVYPVLYNVYLSFTNVPLSPDASPTWVGLEHYRTLLSSGEFWAALKTTVIFTLFSDVLATAGGLGVAILFNRKFRGRRLVRGLMLLPYVAPLIAVAYVWQWLLDPLYGMVPYFLSNVLGIYSGNIDLLNNGKTALWTVIAFDAWRYFPFAFLMIIARLQAIPSDMYEAAKIDGAGRIARFKDITLAELKYVLATVFLLRWIWNFNKFADIWLLTKKVNTLSLYAYQTAFANYNHGQAASIAMVLFVALMLFVLMYVSWILEW
- a CDS encoding ABC transporter substrate-binding protein, with translation MTGDHKHGEKTRRTVLKSLGGAAGVTALAGCLGSLGGSGGDGGSKDVTFWTSNVENDRQKVIKDVLKSFESDHEAAVTMNAVKEDDLPTRISSARASDTLPTVAEFGLSPMQKLGSGGLLSTKAADDVIDSIGKDKFYKGALDLTKAPDGGHYSIPMYGWVEGMWFRKSVLEDNDLKQPTSWDTMLKAAKALHKPDDNQYGIVVGTKKTAFARQCFTPFARSNGARVFDKEGNIVFDSKEMIEALDFYGKLSKYTPPGKDTWKTANNTYLNEQCHIIQYSTFIMGDIVDKGEKMVKDTGFAPYVEHERKSSFGQIVGLNLFESASDGQLESGKELTEYMMDEKYVEWLHMAPGGMNPVLKKTASSDEFKDNETLKAWGSTVEDVSAAFENIERFGYVDGKAFPELGNITNKFLIADAISRVTDGESADTVAKEQAKKMRDAISE
- a CDS encoding TrmB family transcriptional regulator; this encodes MDTDELRNGLREAGLSTYQIDAYVALLNLGSASATSLAEQADVPRSRIYDVLRDLEEEGYVETYKQDALRARAREPTEVLQKLQSRAETLSNTATEIQNRWQQAGVGGHRISVLKRVETVIERAEEAIRNATSQVQLSVTPEQYEELAPALEACYENGVFVSVSFNTSHKLPSKLPSEEELSGVVTEARHRHLPAPFLALVDRKITCFAPHMEPVEQYGTVFEDETLSYVFHWYFEAALWESWAVVHTSHSETLPAEYVNIRRCIRDIAPLLGEGATITATARGREMGKRNTVALTGEITDVLYANGDLRDGEATPSLSSLAGQATIVIETDDGEYGIGGWGAVLEDMEADRIIIEKVSYPDDEEDA
- a CDS encoding MGH1-like glycoside hydrolase domain-containing protein, whose product is MLPDDCALAMDSGRQVIVDSRGDVTPKTPETGVYESDHRYLSTLEIGVGDADEWTVLGRDSRERGVTTTLASPTVGTGRGDQRPWTLEKRVELTETGVTATARLTNNTADTRETTVAFELTPDFGHVFEIPSFFSPRERQDRPVSVERHPNGCAFVGTLADGTERRVTVSSDSSIETTSTDDSATVSTDVAVAPASTRTVELDIDLPDGARNTPEIDAGIDCPRYGRLIDRAAETLGALMLPCGVPAAGAPRFLAPFGRDSLLVSYQLLPFDSSVAERTLRFLADEQGTETDDATLEAPGRIMHEKRHGDLPAIGESVRTPYYGTIDATPLFAALFADTVAETEDETLFGSVYPHAKSAVEWTLAELDDEGFLFYEPHDHPLGLAHLGWKDSAEALARPDGTPAQGSVALAEVQGYVFRALTRFGPLAERADDSTLAAECEVAAKTLAESFEKRLWLPEEGCYALGIDDRGVIPSVASNQGHAVWGGLGSDDRVARVATRLTDDDVLTSAGLRTFASSHDSFDPLSYHRGSVWPHDTSIAAMGFAERGHHETAEALAVRGLDALADTVRTDFPDRFGFPELMVGFDGDVSAGTVRHPDACIPAAWSAGSVFGFLQSVALNRETADAIAELVR
- a CDS encoding MFS transporter gives rise to the protein MSRNWRSVATVTGWQTAASLCYYSIFAATGIVRDAFSLSASSVGFFLTAALFGYTLALFPSGAAVDGYGEKRVMVVGLVALAVATVGVSVASSYALLLVAGLALGAAYSSAMPASNRGIITSAPDGRQNLAMGLKQVGVTAGSAVASLVITGVAAVAAWQLGFWVIAVLAGGYALGFAAVYGGSSGDGQLSLPDFSELRSNVPYLLLVVAGFFLGASIFAMLGYIVLYVVDGLGKTTAVGGIVLALTQVTGSAARIGAGTAADRLGGARGSATVALVQIATGVVLFGALAAGSPSFPVALVVFAGLGLSIYGSTGVFYSCLSTLVNGDDIGAATAGGQTAINVGGLVAPPIFGMLVERSGYGTGWELLAGMTLVAAILLVVVRRSA
- a CDS encoding alcohol dehydrogenase encodes the protein MSESMRAVEVAEPGASFELVEREIPEPSGTEVRVEVEACGVCHSDAYAKEGGYPGLSYPRIPGHEIVGRVDAVGEDVELWEEGDRVGAGWHGGHCFTCEACRRGEFQQCENADIHGVTVDGGYAEYAAVNAEALARVPDELDATDAAPLLCAGITTYNALRHTDARPGDLVAVQGIGGLGHLGVQYARQAGFETVAISRGTDKEEYARELGADHFIDAKADDPAEELQKLGGAKVVLATAPNADAISSVVPGLGTDGEVVVVGVLVEPIDVSGAALVGSRGAVRGWASGHARESQDTLEFSALRDITPEVETFDLADADEAYERMMENEVRFRAVLEP